One Vibrio taketomensis DNA window includes the following coding sequences:
- a CDS encoding class I SAM-dependent methyltransferase, whose product MTAAIYLAKGRDKSLRRKHPWIFSRGIDRVEGEPQLGETVDVYTNDGKWLAKAAYSPNSQIRARVWSFEKQEINRDFFVKRIQDAQLLREDVIARDGLTGYRLIAAESDGLPGITIDKYQDFLVCQLLSAGAEFQKQTLVEALLEVFPNANIYERSDVAVRKKEGLEQTTGVLHGELPPKSVVIEENGVKISVDIVGGHKTGFYLDQRDSRQQSMKYVKDKEVLNCFSYTGGFGLYALKGGAKRVINADVSQPALDTAKYNAELNEFDISKKRAVFLNADVFKLLREYRDQGTQFDVVVMDPPKFAESKAQLNGACRGYKDINMLAMQILKPGGTLLTYSCSGLMDQVLFQKIIADAAVDANRQVKFVERFEQAADHPTDTAYPEGFYLKGFACKVL is encoded by the coding sequence ATGACAGCAGCAATTTACCTAGCTAAAGGTCGAGACAAATCACTTCGACGCAAGCACCCTTGGATTTTCTCTCGTGGTATTGACCGCGTTGAAGGTGAACCGCAACTAGGTGAAACCGTTGACGTTTATACCAACGATGGCAAATGGCTGGCAAAAGCGGCGTATTCACCAAATTCACAAATTCGCGCGCGTGTTTGGAGTTTTGAAAAGCAAGAAATCAACCGCGATTTCTTCGTTAAACGCATCCAAGACGCCCAGTTATTGCGTGAAGATGTTATCGCACGCGATGGACTAACAGGTTACCGTCTCATCGCCGCGGAATCTGATGGTCTACCAGGAATCACCATTGATAAATACCAAGACTTTTTGGTGTGTCAACTACTGAGCGCTGGTGCAGAATTCCAAAAACAAACCTTAGTCGAAGCACTGTTGGAAGTTTTCCCTAACGCAAATATTTACGAGCGTTCAGATGTAGCCGTACGCAAAAAAGAAGGCCTCGAACAAACCACTGGTGTTTTGCATGGTGAATTACCACCAAAATCAGTAGTTATTGAAGAGAACGGCGTAAAAATCAGTGTCGACATCGTCGGTGGCCACAAAACAGGTTTCTACCTTGACCAACGTGACAGCCGTCAGCAATCAATGAAGTATGTGAAAGACAAAGAAGTTCTCAACTGTTTCTCTTACACTGGTGGCTTTGGTTTATACGCTCTGAAAGGCGGTGCGAAGCGCGTTATCAACGCAGACGTATCTCAACCAGCGTTGGACACGGCAAAATACAACGCAGAGCTGAATGAATTCGATATCTCGAAAAAGCGTGCCGTATTCTTAAACGCTGATGTGTTCAAACTCCTACGTGAATACCGTGACCAAGGAACTCAATTTGACGTTGTAGTCATGGATCCGCCAAAGTTTGCAGAAAGTAAGGCACAACTAAACGGCGCGTGTCGCGGATATAAAGACATCAACATGCTAGCAATGCAGATCCTTAAACCGGGCGGTACACTGCTAACCTACTCTTGCTCTGGTTTGATGGACCAAGTTTTGTTCCAAAAGATCATTGCCGATGCCGCTGTTGACGCAAACCGTCAAGTGAAGTTTGTGGAACGCTTTGAGCAAGCTGCCGATCACCCTACCGATACGGCATACCCAGAAGGTTTCTACCTCAAAGGCTTTGCATGTAAAGTGCTATAA
- the yccX gene encoding acylphosphatase, with amino-acid sequence MNHQCEKFTVNGRVQGVGFRYHTAHFGLKIGVTGYAKNLLDGDVEVWVCGSAEQIEKMHQYLKEGPKTARVDGLRREPVEFKHYKGFDIL; translated from the coding sequence ATGAATCATCAATGTGAAAAGTTTACTGTCAACGGACGAGTACAGGGTGTGGGTTTTCGTTACCACACAGCACACTTTGGATTAAAAATTGGCGTTACAGGTTATGCTAAGAATCTGTTGGACGGAGATGTCGAAGTATGGGTTTGCGGTAGTGCAGAGCAAATTGAAAAAATGCATCAGTATTTAAAGGAAGGACCAAAGACCGCAAGAGTGGATGGTTTACGCCGAGAGCCTGTCGAATTTAAGCACTATAAAGGGTTTGATATTCTGTAG
- a CDS encoding amino acid ABC transporter permease, translating into MKIHQFQPDLPPPSNTVGVIGWLRRNLFNGPLNSIITLILGYFAVVGLWSIAEWALINADWVGTTRNDCSREGACWVFISVRWEQFMFGFYPQAELWRPRLFYATLAIFTALLAYEKTPKRTWIWLVFVNIYPFFAAALLYGGVFGLEVVETHKWGGLLVTLIIALVGIVVSLPIGVALALGRRSEMPIIRSICTVYIEIWRGVPLITVLFMASVMLPLFMSEGTETNKLIRALIGVVMFASAYMAEVVRGGLQAIPKGQYEAADALGLTYWKKMGLIVLPQALKITIPSIVNTFIGLFKDTSLVLIIGMFDVLGIGQAANTDPEWLGFATESYVFVALVFWVFCFGMSRYSIWLENKLHTGHKR; encoded by the coding sequence ATGAAAATACATCAATTTCAGCCCGATCTCCCACCACCTTCAAACACGGTGGGAGTCATTGGATGGTTACGTCGTAACTTATTTAATGGACCACTCAACTCAATTATCACTCTAATTCTCGGATACTTTGCGGTCGTAGGGCTTTGGTCAATTGCGGAATGGGCCTTGATCAACGCTGACTGGGTTGGAACTACGCGTAATGACTGCTCTCGTGAAGGTGCATGCTGGGTATTTATCAGTGTGCGTTGGGAACAGTTTATGTTTGGCTTCTACCCACAAGCTGAATTGTGGCGTCCTCGCCTATTCTACGCGACGCTAGCAATATTCACCGCTTTGCTGGCTTACGAAAAAACACCAAAACGCACGTGGATATGGCTAGTGTTTGTCAACATCTATCCTTTCTTCGCTGCGGCGCTCCTATATGGTGGCGTATTCGGGCTAGAAGTCGTAGAAACCCATAAATGGGGTGGTTTGTTAGTAACACTGATAATCGCATTAGTTGGTATTGTCGTGTCGCTACCAATCGGTGTTGCACTGGCTCTTGGACGCCGTTCAGAAATGCCCATTATTCGCAGTATCTGTACGGTTTACATCGAGATTTGGCGTGGTGTACCACTGATTACTGTTCTGTTTATGGCTTCAGTAATGCTGCCACTCTTTATGTCAGAAGGAACAGAAACCAACAAACTGATCCGAGCCTTAATTGGTGTCGTGATGTTCGCTTCTGCCTACATGGCTGAGGTGGTGCGAGGTGGTTTACAAGCTATTCCGAAAGGACAATATGAGGCAGCAGATGCGCTTGGACTAACCTATTGGAAAAAGATGGGGCTAATTGTGCTGCCCCAAGCGCTAAAGATCACCATTCCATCCATTGTGAATACCTTCATTGGCTTGTTTAAAGACACCAGTTTAGTACTGATCATCGGTATGTTTGACGTACTAGGAATTGGTCAAGCAGCAAACACCGACCCAGAATGGCTTGGTTTTGCGACGGAAAGCTACGTATTTGTCGCGTTAGTGTTCTGGGTATTTTGTTTTGGCATGTCGCGTTATTCGATATGGCTAGAGAACAAACTCCATACCGGCCACAAACGATAA
- a CDS encoding amino acid ABC transporter substrate-binding protein, which produces MKNKLSLLASVIVASTALMSTSASAADGTLDKVLKKGVLTCGVSTGLPGFSNPNSKGEWEGIDVEYCQALAAAVLGDKTKVKYVPLTAKERFTALQSGEIDVLSRNTTWTLHRDTALGLNFVGVNYYDGQGFMVKKDLGVESAKDLDGAAVCVQSGTTTELNLADYFRNNDMEYKPVVFDTAAQTSSGFDAGRCDVLTTDQSGLYALRLNLADPSSAVVLPEIISKEPLGPVVRQGDDKWFNIAKWTLFTMINAEEYGIDSKNVDEMVKSSDPNVKRILGVDGPKGKSLGIADDWGYQIVKQVGNYGESFERTVGEGSPLEISRGVNALWNEGGFMYAPPIR; this is translated from the coding sequence ATGAAAAATAAACTATCGCTCCTTGCGTCAGTCATCGTTGCATCAACCGCATTAATGTCTACTTCAGCGTCAGCTGCCGATGGTACTTTAGACAAAGTACTTAAGAAAGGGGTTCTGACATGTGGCGTAAGTACTGGCCTACCTGGCTTTTCAAACCCAAATTCAAAAGGTGAATGGGAAGGTATTGATGTTGAGTACTGCCAAGCTCTTGCCGCCGCAGTCCTAGGTGATAAAACCAAAGTGAAGTACGTACCTCTAACCGCTAAAGAGCGTTTCACTGCCCTTCAATCTGGTGAGATTGATGTCTTATCTCGCAACACCACATGGACGCTTCACCGCGATACGGCTCTTGGTCTCAACTTCGTTGGCGTTAACTACTACGACGGCCAAGGTTTCATGGTTAAAAAAGATTTGGGTGTAGAAAGTGCCAAAGATCTCGACGGTGCGGCCGTATGTGTTCAGTCTGGTACGACAACAGAACTTAATCTAGCTGACTACTTCCGTAACAATGACATGGAATATAAGCCTGTCGTATTTGATACAGCAGCACAAACTTCGAGCGGTTTTGATGCCGGTCGTTGTGACGTACTGACCACCGACCAATCTGGCTTGTATGCATTGCGCCTAAACCTAGCAGATCCTAGTTCAGCGGTTGTACTGCCAGAAATTATTTCCAAAGAGCCTTTAGGTCCTGTCGTTCGTCAGGGGGATGACAAGTGGTTCAATATCGCGAAATGGACGCTGTTTACCATGATCAATGCTGAAGAATATGGCATCGATTCGAAAAACGTTGATGAGATGGTGAAATCTTCAGATCCAAACGTTAAACGCATTCTTGGTGTTGACGGCCCTAAAGGTAAGAGCCTGGGTATCGCTGATGATTGGGGCTATCAGATCGTGAAGCAAGTTGGTAACTATGGCGAAAGCTTTGAGCGCACTGTCGGTGAAGGCTCTCCTCTTGAAATTTCTCGTGGCGTAAACGCACTATGGAATGAAGGCGGCTTTATGTACGCACCACCAATTCGATAA
- a CDS encoding amino acid ABC transporter ATP-binding protein: protein MTQQQDYMIEIDDMNKWYGEFHVLKNINLKVKKGEKIVICGPSGSGKSTMIRCINRLEEHQRGHIYVSGTELTEDLKNIEAVRREVGMCFQHFNLFPHLTVLENCTLAPIWVKKMPKEEAEKIAMQYLERVKIPDQADKYPGQLSGGQQQRVAIARSLCMNPQVMLFDEPTSALDPEMVREVLDVMVELADEGMTMLCVTHEMGFAKEVADRVIFMDAGEIIEENNPVDFFENPQSDRTQNFLAQILHH, encoded by the coding sequence ATGACGCAACAACAAGATTACATGATCGAAATTGACGACATGAATAAGTGGTACGGCGAGTTCCACGTATTGAAAAATATCAATCTGAAGGTCAAAAAAGGTGAGAAAATCGTGATATGTGGGCCATCAGGTTCAGGTAAATCGACGATGATTCGCTGTATCAACCGTCTTGAGGAGCATCAACGTGGGCATATTTATGTCTCAGGCACTGAATTGACCGAAGATCTAAAAAATATCGAAGCGGTGCGCAGAGAAGTGGGTATGTGTTTTCAACACTTTAACCTTTTCCCTCACCTAACCGTGTTAGAGAACTGCACACTCGCGCCTATTTGGGTGAAAAAGATGCCCAAGGAAGAAGCGGAAAAAATCGCGATGCAATATTTAGAGCGGGTAAAAATTCCAGATCAAGCCGATAAATATCCTGGTCAGCTATCTGGGGGTCAACAACAACGCGTCGCTATTGCTCGCTCGTTATGCATGAACCCACAAGTCATGCTGTTTGATGAACCGACCTCAGCGCTGGATCCCGAAATGGTAAGAGAGGTACTCGATGTCATGGTTGAACTCGCTGACGAAGGCATGACTATGCTCTGTGTAACTCACGAAATGGGGTTTGCTAAAGAGGTCGCTGACCGAGTTATATTCATGGATGCTGGCGAAATCATCGAAGAAAACAACCCTGTTGATTTCTTCGAAAACCCACAATCAGACCGCACGCAAAACTTCCTCGCACAAATTCTGCATCACTAA
- a CDS encoding TusE/DsrC/DsvC family sulfur relay protein, whose translation MFEYNGKQIETDAQGYLLDHTQWEEGMIEILAQQEGIELTDAHLEVVHFVREFYDEFNTSPAVRMLVKAMEKAHGPEKGNSKYLFKLFKEGPAKQATKLAGLPKPAKCL comes from the coding sequence ATGTTTGAATATAACGGCAAACAAATCGAAACAGACGCACAAGGCTATCTTCTAGACCATACGCAATGGGAAGAAGGAATGATTGAGATTCTCGCTCAACAAGAAGGCATTGAGCTAACGGATGCGCACCTTGAAGTGGTGCATTTTGTGCGCGAATTCTATGATGAATTCAACACTTCCCCAGCAGTCCGTATGCTGGTGAAAGCAATGGAAAAAGCCCACGGACCAGAGAAAGGCAACAGCAAATATCTATTTAAATTATTTAAAGAAGGTCCAGCTAAGCAAGCGACGAAACTCGCTGGCCTGCCAAAACCGGCTAAATGCCTCTAA
- a CDS encoding Bax inhibitor-1 family protein, with protein MNSPMFTRSTSVNRTLEINNTLKNTYFLLSMTLVTSAIAAVATMAIGISPIMALVMQIAAIGILFFALPRSINSSMGIVWTFVFTTLMGGALGPMLTYYASIANGPSIIAQALGLTGMVFLGLSAYTVASKKDFSFMRNFLFAGLIIVIVAAIINIFVGSTMGQLAISSMSALVFSGFILFDTSRIVRGEETNYISATISMYLNILNLFTSLLSILGIMNDD; from the coding sequence ATGAACAGTCCTATGTTTACCCGCTCAACCAGTGTTAATCGCACGCTTGAGATTAACAACACTCTGAAAAATACCTATTTCTTACTTTCAATGACGCTAGTGACCAGTGCTATCGCTGCAGTGGCGACCATGGCAATCGGTATTTCTCCTATCATGGCGCTTGTGATGCAAATCGCTGCGATTGGTATTCTTTTCTTCGCTCTGCCAAGAAGTATCAACTCTTCAATGGGTATTGTGTGGACATTCGTGTTTACAACGCTAATGGGTGGCGCTTTAGGTCCAATGCTGACTTACTACGCATCAATCGCTAACGGCCCATCTATCATCGCTCAAGCACTTGGCTTGACAGGTATGGTATTCCTTGGTCTATCTGCATATACAGTAGCAAGCAAAAAAGATTTCTCTTTTATGCGTAACTTCCTGTTTGCCGGTCTAATCATCGTAATCGTAGCGGCAATCATCAATATCTTTGTTGGTTCAACGATGGGTCAACTTGCAATTAGCAGCATGTCAGCACTTGTTTTCTCTGGCTTTATCCTATTCGATACTAGCCGCATCGTGCGCGGTGAAGAGACTAACTACATCAGTGCAACAATTTCTATGTACCTAAACATCCTTAACCTGTTCACTAGCTTGTTAAGCATCCTAGGTATCATGAACGACGATTAA
- a CDS encoding methyl-accepting chemotaxis protein translates to MKEIPFRWIDKYLIHLKIQEKFYLLFLLPVVALITLTLVLNSASNSMINDAYQNNMLVMKSLIEAGKLSQSDVANALQASQSIDIGYGLSSVSVNDGQFSLVNNHSKNLWSALSTTQLSIIVATLSVIALCVYYIMTFIGGAMFTMNKALNTLADGDLTARMNFFKVRDEFSEIAITIDKVAEREQNMVKSIQESIALMQQISSELNQTTQESVRVSATQQEHLSSLASATEEMASTIREVASLAHDSSMQTVEALNIAEAGQTKVAHTLGSISHLSTEVQSASHAVAELDANAAQIDQVVTAINGISEQTNLLALNAAIEAARAGEQGRGFAVVADEVRALAGRTQQATVEIQSMIESLQRNSQSLTRLMETTVTSANDGHTLMAEVDSEIGQLANKNQHISDSSTQIATAAEQQGTVADSIAESVEEIRHQSSVVCAMLDETHGHVDQLRSQSSSMEEMLTGIKA, encoded by the coding sequence ATGAAAGAAATCCCATTCCGTTGGATCGATAAATATCTTATCCACCTTAAGATTCAAGAAAAATTTTATCTCTTATTCCTACTGCCTGTTGTCGCCTTGATTACGTTAACTTTAGTACTAAATAGCGCGTCGAATAGCATGATTAACGATGCCTACCAAAACAATATGTTAGTCATGAAGAGCTTAATCGAAGCTGGAAAACTTTCACAAAGTGACGTCGCCAATGCGCTGCAGGCATCACAAAGTATTGATATAGGCTATGGCTTAAGTTCTGTATCAGTCAATGACGGCCAATTTAGTTTAGTCAACAACCACTCCAAGAACTTATGGTCGGCACTTTCTACCACTCAGCTCAGCATAATTGTTGCGACGTTAAGTGTTATCGCTCTTTGTGTGTACTACATTATGACCTTTATCGGTGGTGCAATGTTTACCATGAACAAGGCATTAAACACATTGGCAGATGGCGATCTCACCGCTCGTATGAACTTTTTCAAAGTTCGAGACGAGTTCAGTGAGATTGCAATTACGATCGATAAGGTCGCTGAGCGTGAACAAAATATGGTGAAATCAATTCAAGAGTCGATCGCACTTATGCAGCAAATCAGCTCAGAATTAAATCAAACCACACAAGAAAGTGTGCGAGTTTCAGCCACCCAACAAGAGCACCTAAGCTCTCTAGCCAGCGCAACCGAAGAAATGGCTTCAACCATTCGTGAAGTCGCGAGTTTGGCTCATGATTCAAGTATGCAGACCGTCGAAGCACTTAACATTGCAGAAGCAGGTCAAACAAAAGTGGCACACACGCTTGGTTCGATTTCACATCTATCTACCGAAGTGCAGTCTGCTTCGCATGCAGTTGCTGAACTAGATGCAAATGCAGCCCAAATTGACCAAGTGGTTACCGCTATTAATGGCATTTCTGAACAAACGAATCTACTGGCATTAAATGCCGCTATTGAAGCCGCTCGCGCGGGAGAACAAGGACGTGGCTTTGCCGTAGTTGCCGACGAGGTACGTGCTTTGGCAGGTAGAACTCAACAAGCAACCGTAGAAATTCAATCAATGATTGAATCTTTGCAACGCAATAGCCAGTCGTTAACCCGATTAATGGAGACGACCGTAACCAGTGCAAATGATGGCCATACTTTAATGGCTGAAGTTGATAGCGAAATTGGCCAACTGGCCAATAAGAACCAACATATTTCTGATAGCTCAACTCAAATCGCAACCGCTGCAGAACAACAAGGCACTGTGGCTGATAGCATCGCGGAAAGCGTTGAGGAGATCCGCCATCAATCGAGTGTTGTGTGTGCCATGCTGGACGAAACCCACGGACATGTTGACCAACTTCGTTCACAAAGTAGCAGTATGGAAGAGATGCTGACCGGAATTAAAGCCTAA
- a CDS encoding amino acid ABC transporter permease yields MKPTTSETVNAPSSRTSLFYNPTFRSVAFQIIAVGALAFFIYTIVNNALTNLDSRGIATGFGFLDQEAGFGIGLSLIEYDETFSYGRTFWVGLINTALVSFLGIIVATVLGFAIGIARLSSNWLVSRFAAVYIEVFRNIPLLLQIFFWYFAVLQALPSPRQSISLGEAIFVNVRGLYFPAPVFEAGSGVVIAAFILGIVATIGINVWAKNRQKLTGKQTPMFRIAAGLIIVLPVIVYFLMGSPISAQYPELKGFNFRGGISIIPELAALLLALSIYTASFIAEIVRSGINAVSHGQTEAAMSLGLPRSKTLKLVVIPQALRIIIPPLTSQYLNLTKNSSLAMAIGYPDLVSVFAGTTLNQTGQAIEIIAMTMGVYLTLSLLTSALMNLYNRKVALVER; encoded by the coding sequence ATGAAACCTACTACGAGTGAGACTGTCAATGCACCATCGTCTCGTACCAGTCTCTTTTACAATCCTACCTTTCGATCAGTTGCTTTTCAGATTATTGCTGTTGGAGCGCTGGCGTTCTTTATCTACACCATTGTCAACAATGCACTTACCAACTTAGATTCTCGTGGTATCGCCACTGGTTTTGGTTTTCTCGATCAAGAAGCAGGCTTTGGGATTGGCCTATCTCTGATTGAATACGATGAAACCTTCTCTTATGGGCGAACCTTTTGGGTTGGCTTAATCAATACCGCACTCGTCTCTTTTTTAGGGATTATTGTTGCGACCGTGTTGGGTTTTGCCATCGGCATCGCCCGCCTCTCTTCAAATTGGTTGGTCAGCCGTTTTGCCGCGGTTTATATCGAAGTATTTCGTAATATTCCGCTGCTGTTGCAAATATTCTTTTGGTATTTTGCCGTATTACAGGCGTTACCTTCACCGAGACAAAGTATCAGCCTTGGCGAAGCTATTTTTGTTAACGTACGCGGCCTGTATTTTCCTGCCCCGGTTTTTGAAGCCGGTTCTGGTGTGGTGATTGCAGCTTTTATTCTTGGCATTGTCGCTACCATTGGCATCAACGTCTGGGCTAAAAATCGTCAAAAACTCACTGGTAAGCAAACGCCGATGTTCCGCATTGCCGCTGGTTTGATTATTGTGCTACCTGTTATTGTTTATTTCTTGATGGGTTCACCTATTTCGGCCCAATACCCTGAGTTAAAAGGCTTCAACTTCCGCGGTGGGATCAGCATCATACCGGAACTAGCGGCACTGCTTTTAGCACTCAGTATTTATACAGCCTCGTTTATTGCTGAAATCGTCCGTTCAGGAATAAACGCCGTCAGCCACGGTCAAACTGAAGCAGCGATGTCTCTGGGATTACCACGTTCAAAAACATTGAAACTTGTCGTGATCCCTCAAGCTTTACGCATCATTATTCCCCCACTGACGAGTCAATACCTCAATTTAACCAAAAACTCATCGCTTGCGATGGCGATTGGTTATCCTGATCTCGTGTCTGTATTCGCAGGGACGACACTCAACCAAACCGGACAAGCCATTGAAATTATCGCAATGACCATGGGAGTTTATCTAACATTAAGTTTGCTAACTTCTGCGTTGATGAATTTATACAACCGTAAAGTCGCGTTGGTGGAGAGATAA
- a CDS encoding Ig-like domain-containing protein, with protein sequence MNSQAANISQTTDELIQKIVNHAPVAVNDPVAYRVVQGNMSLDAENNGVGWHEVSLSATYDGSNPYIYIDGNDRVTVKKGAPEAGPSSQLQYDRESGQTEKLSLKFERPMTSGKFAISNLYADEGDGDNNDEAGTWVAYLDGVPVVSGSFSGTAGGEKAIFSIDTGGKAFNEIVFFASEYSQGIQGDTDLDSSDYFLAGIEVGSEGAYAVNQGDVLRVKISELLANDIDLDLDTLTITAVDGLQHGVARISGDYVEFDLNDDFVGQTKFSYQLSDGNGGFDTGLVNVIVNPLPVNSVVDSIELQQSLVTEGETIVYSVTLDKVTLSETVFNLSLTPENGAGFEDIKFEQLSFTNGVRFNEHGKLVVPEGVLFFDVHLPTKDDVEVESTEGFRLSIDNESALADILDNDFRDFDVVSTGDLVDTVHHMQGHNKYVWSGSAAQIGQTPVYQLGEYDSAGLNVMVGDAGDDVFLGAGDDYIDLGESHAKLDENAYTQANQDRASNSVDQFMTGSDDDQLMAAAWGEDSALNTSAISNAYIDIAHAGGGADIIFGRGGADAMFGGSGDDILFGGDGKDGLRGGTGNDELNGGAGTDILIGGLGNDMLTGGLDGDIFKWVEQAGSYRSEHDTVTDFVVGEDKLDLSDLLGSDISMQELLDNIAVEQTSDNDVTLTIDDGNGVDLSITLQNVASDLDGLQSGAIAGDAEREIVNSLFTQLPEQY encoded by the coding sequence GTGAATAGTCAAGCTGCCAACATTTCACAAACGACAGACGAATTAATACAAAAAATCGTCAATCACGCCCCCGTTGCCGTTAATGATCCAGTGGCTTATCGAGTTGTCCAAGGAAATATGTCACTGGACGCCGAAAATAATGGGGTCGGATGGCATGAAGTTTCTTTAAGTGCCACATATGATGGTAGCAATCCTTATATCTATATCGATGGTAATGACCGCGTAACCGTTAAGAAAGGTGCACCGGAAGCAGGGCCATCAAGCCAGTTACAATATGATCGAGAGTCAGGACAAACGGAAAAACTGAGTTTGAAGTTCGAACGCCCGATGACGAGCGGCAAGTTTGCGATCTCTAACTTGTATGCCGATGAAGGTGATGGAGATAACAACGATGAGGCCGGCACCTGGGTAGCGTATCTTGACGGTGTACCGGTCGTCAGTGGTAGTTTTTCTGGTACCGCTGGTGGTGAGAAAGCGATATTTAGTATCGATACCGGTGGTAAAGCGTTTAATGAAATTGTTTTCTTTGCCTCAGAATATTCACAAGGTATTCAGGGAGATACTGATCTGGATTCTTCCGATTATTTTTTGGCGGGTATAGAGGTGGGTTCTGAAGGGGCATATGCGGTCAACCAAGGTGATGTCTTACGCGTAAAGATCAGTGAGCTACTCGCGAATGACATTGATCTGGACCTCGATACACTAACAATTACAGCAGTCGATGGATTACAGCATGGTGTGGCACGAATCAGTGGTGACTATGTCGAGTTTGACCTAAATGATGATTTTGTTGGCCAAACCAAATTCAGCTACCAATTGTCAGATGGTAATGGTGGCTTTGATACCGGTTTGGTGAACGTAATAGTGAACCCGCTCCCTGTTAACTCGGTGGTTGATAGCATTGAGTTACAACAGAGTCTTGTTACTGAAGGAGAGACGATAGTCTACTCAGTAACGCTTGATAAAGTGACGCTCTCTGAAACCGTATTTAATCTTTCGCTCACTCCAGAAAATGGCGCTGGTTTTGAGGATATAAAATTCGAACAATTGTCATTTACGAACGGCGTTCGTTTTAATGAACACGGCAAACTTGTCGTACCGGAGGGCGTCTTGTTTTTTGACGTTCACTTGCCCACCAAAGATGATGTTGAGGTTGAGAGCACTGAAGGTTTTCGTTTATCCATTGATAATGAATCCGCATTGGCTGACATTCTAGATAACGATTTTAGAGACTTTGATGTCGTCTCTACGGGGGATCTTGTTGACACGGTTCATCATATGCAAGGCCATAACAAATACGTGTGGTCGGGCTCTGCAGCACAAATAGGTCAAACTCCGGTTTATCAATTGGGTGAGTACGATAGTGCTGGTCTTAACGTAATGGTTGGTGATGCCGGTGACGATGTCTTCTTGGGGGCTGGTGACGACTATATCGACCTTGGTGAGAGCCATGCCAAGCTTGATGAAAATGCCTATACCCAAGCAAATCAGGACCGAGCTTCTAACAGCGTGGATCAATTTATGACAGGCTCGGATGATGACCAACTGATGGCTGCCGCATGGGGCGAAGATAGTGCGCTAAATACATCGGCAATCAGTAACGCCTATATTGATATTGCCCACGCTGGTGGGGGTGCTGACATTATTTTTGGGCGCGGCGGAGCAGATGCGATGTTTGGTGGTTCAGGTGATGACATACTCTTCGGTGGTGATGGTAAAGATGGTTTGCGTGGCGGAACGGGCAATGATGAATTGAATGGCGGAGCAGGCACGGACATTCTTATCGGCGGCTTGGGCAATGATATGTTAACTGGTGGTCTGGACGGTGATATCTTTAAGTGGGTCGAACAAGCTGGGTCTTATCGCAGTGAGCATGATACGGTAACGGACTTTGTGGTCGGGGAGGATAAGCTAGACCTTTCAGATTTGCTCGGTAGTGATATATCGATGCAAGAATTACTCGACAATATCGCGGTAGAGCAAACTTCAGACAATGACGTAACCTTGACCATTGATGATGGAAATGGCGTCGACTTGAGTATTACGCTGCAAAATGTAGCGAGTGATCTGGATGGGCTACAGAGCGGTGCTATTGCTGGTGATGCTGAGCGAGAGATTGTGAATTCGCTATTCACTCAATTACCAGAACAATACTAG